The Panulirus ornatus isolate Po-2019 chromosome 21, ASM3632096v1, whole genome shotgun sequence nucleotide sequence TGGAAGACAGTAAATATCTATGGAAGCAGTAATATatgttaactgaagaagatatcaAAGAGGCAGTATGTTTCTACCAGATATGCTGCAAACACGTAAGTGTAATAGTGCCTGTTCCTTTATGGAGGGCAACGATTATCAGTGGATGCTGCATTTTCTGTTCTTATGTGGAGGGAGGCTGTTATATGTGAATGTGGTGGCATCTTTTCAAAGGCTGTGGACATCAAACATCGGTGGATTTAGTAGTATCTTAGGTGGACGGGTTGGACTCTATTATAAAAGTTAGtcataagccaagcactggagcatctaaggagGCCATTCAGCGCTCTTATTATAGTTTAGAATATTCTTAGAAATTTATTTCAATTCAAGCAAATGACCAATTTCATTTCTGATAGAACAAGGGAAGAATGAAAAGTATAGAAGAGAAAATTGCCAACACGTGTTGGAGTGAGCTCAAGTTTGACCTTTGCAGCATTGTAATTAAACCTacgtaccagggaaaggaaaatccccgctgccatagctcaagccacAAATCCCACCACCGCGTTAAGGTTCATGTTAATCATGGGGTTGGTGGAAAGCAGCAGTTATATGTGGAACCTACCAAATGGGGAAGCAGTATTTTACTCTTACTTAGAGGGTAGTAGATATCTTTGGACATGGTATATCATATGTGGAGAGCCGTAGATATACATGGATGGGATAGGACCTGTTCGCATACAGAAGGCAGCAGGGGGTCTGGAGAGACCGGAGACATCTATTCTTGTGTGGAAAGCAGAAAGTATCATCCGAACTAGAAAACTTCAGTTTATGTTTCAGTATCTGTCTCAGGTGTTGGGATAGAAATATCTGGGTGGAATATTAACCGATCTAAAGCAATGAAGAGCAAATCTAGGTATGGTGTAGTAAGTACTTACATGTAAGGTTACAATTATTCTTGGATTCAGCAGCACCCATTACTTTGTGGAGtttcaaaaaaatataaatggatGTTAGAGTATATCTATATAGAGGGCGGCAAATATTTATAAGATACAGTAATGTGTTTCTTCTAGACGGTAGAAAATAGCATTCGAGATCATAGTATCTTTGGGTGGGGGAGCAGCAAACGTGTGGCTGCAGTACTTTATGGAGGAGGACAGATATCACTGAATGCAGTAGTGTGTTCTCCTCTGTGGAGAACACAATAGTGCTGTAGTAAAGTTTATTCCAAATTTGAAGGCAGATTATATCTGGAAATATggaattcttttctttcgtaAAGGGCAGCCAGTGTGCACAGTGTTGTATGGTATTATGTGGGGTCATCAATGAAATATCAGGGAACTCGGAGAGAGCTGGAAATAACGACTTTTGTTAATAGTGAGCAACAATAATTGATGGTGTAATAGTAGGCCTATCTGTTCCTGTTCGGAAGGCATTAAATGATTTGTGCATGCGGCAGTGCCTGTTCCTAGATGACCAGTAAATATCTGTGGGTATGGTAGTATCTGTTCCTATGTAGAAGGCACAAAACATCTAAGGATGAAGTATATTTTTCTATGGGTAGAGTTACAACTCTCTATGGACGCAGTAGTATAGCTTCATGTGTGGAGCGCAGCAAGTATCCGTGGTTGTGGTAGCATCTCATCATACATGCAGAAAGAAGAAAACATGATATGAAAACTAGTCTGGGTGTTAGAAATCAACTAAAATTCTGGTATCTCGAGTGTTCCATGACTTTATAAGCAATTATGTAAAAATGAATTTGATAGACTGGCAATGattttatgaaaaatattttagAATAAAGATTATGCAACATCACAATACTGAAATAAAAACCGTAATGTTATCATAGACCATTCCGTAATGCACATTCAGAATTACTTTAGTTTTATTTTTGAAATATCTTTGTTTATCCATTTCTCTACCTCTTTGTTATAATTGGACTCCATATTACTCAGAACGTAAACTAGAACTCTTGATATATAAAGATTTCTAAAAGTCTTATAAAAGAAATTATCAGATCCATATTACACCTGTTGAAAAGAGACTCCCATCCAGTATCTCTACCACAAGAGCTTATCAAGCTGCTGAGCCAGCAGGATAAGAACCATTTGTAACCCGACTCTGGTAAACTAATGCTTCTATTACCAATTTCATCAACAGGGGATACAGACAAGTACTCCAAGTGCACGTGAACCCCAAATGATTCGCACGTTACTTGGTATAGTGACGGCAAGGAAGGATCAGGTTCAGTCAAGCGTTATTTTTCAAATACGAATTTGAACACAACAAACTTTGAAAGGTGTTAAGATAGAAAGACCAATGAAGTGTTACCGGTAGCCAATGGAACTAAACTACAACTAGCACATAAAACTAACTTTTTAATATTAAAACCATGCTCATTGATGGTATTGTAATGTGTGGCTTTGTTTTGGCTGTATTTCAGGAAAATACTTTTAAGTCTAGAGCCGAACTACGGAACAGCAACTTTAGAATATATAGTAGTTAATTAGGTATAAACGTTATACCTACAGCTGATAAGCAATTCATTCAGTTGCATTTGAATTTCCTATATTTGTTCATAATATACGACGCTTCCTACGTCTGTAACCAAGATTTCAAGTTTTAACCACTATTTATTATCACTATATAACTGTTAGCATATGACTGAGGGATGGACGAGTTATTAGTACTTCAGTTTAATCGAAATTTATTATTCATAACTTTAATAACAAAATAATTTTGCAAGTAGTTGTCAGTGCTTGAAATATGGACACTTATTAGTTTCGTTCACCTCTGCTTTAGAAGacttaataattatgataataaaaagattagTGTATTAATCATTTCTGCAAACCTTTCTAGATATGCCATCCCTTACTTCAAGCCattcattacacattacacattcGCACCATGCACATAGGTGCCGGTGACAGTTTATTGTTCAAATTAAGCAAGATATTTGTTTGAATAATCTTACTGGTAAAACAAAAGTCCTAGGTCTCTAAATACAATAGATGATAATTAAGTACATTAAAGTTTAGCTGGACTAGTTTATGGTGACAACGGTCAAGTGATGTCTTGCTTTTGGTCGCGAACGATGACTTGGGGGGGAAGACTTTGGTTGTGGAGACAGAACTATAACATCATCCTCTCCTCCGTCCATGAAATGGGTACCGCTCCTGATAGGTACAGGGAAGAGCTGCTTATCAGAGGGAGGAGAATCGCAAATGATGATACAAGGACATCCGTCGCTGGAACTATCATTTCCAGGCTGCATTTCCAGATGGTGGTCAGGTACCTCAACTCCTTTCTTACATCTCTGGACGTCTGTGTACTCTTTGTGCTGAAGATCACTGCCAGTCATGAGGTGGTGAAGGCGATAACTTTTCTGGCtttgtggtgtgggtgagagtgAATGTCTGCGATGTAATGTTCTTTTGGGAGAAGAAAGACAGTTTCCTCTGGATACAGGGGACAATGAGGATGTTAGTCTTGCCTTCTGGTGATTGCAGCAGCATCCTAATGAACTGCGATGTCGGGATCCGCTGCAAGATCTTCCACCTGACACCTTCAAACTCCCTAGTGGAGTTTTGATTGACAGCTCGAAAGAAGGTCTTGCCCGTGGGGTGGGGTTTCTCTTTCTCCGGTGGGTCAAGTTGCTGCTCAAATGCTCTTCTGTGTCTCCCAATCTTGTGCTTTTTGAAGCACTGAGTGAGTGACTTTTCCGCCTTTCGAGGTCCTGGCCAGTTTTGCTGGAATGATGCTCAAGACATCTTGGTGGAGAGAAGTTAGGGGCAGGCTGTTTAGGCGAAGCCCCAAATACATCCCCAAAATGGTATGTCACAGCGTTGACGAAGTTCTTGGTGGTGCAACGATGTGATGGCGATTCACTTCTTACTTCGGAACGTGCCTTGGTCTTTTTTGTAGGTCTAACATGACCACTAAGGTGTACACTGTCAAGAAGAGCTGCAAGTTTCAAGTTTCCACGTATAGCTTCAGCATTTTGTGGGCTTTTTTTCATACCACCACCAACGTTACAGTTTTGTGCAGTAATGACCTTGTGATGATGGTAGCGTACAGGACCTTTAGTAGGATTACCGTCATCCATGTCTGGTTTTTGGGTCTTCCCTTTTCTGCTCCTTCGAGGTGATGAGAGGTTTTTAGTAAGTTGTTTATGATTTCGTTCAATACCAGTCTCCACTTCACTCTGTGGACCACAGTCTAAATGCACCATAGAAACTTTATTACATAAGGCAGGTAAGGTTTGCTGTTCATTATATTTTTTCGTATTTGTAGGTGTTTGATCTTTAGTACCGACTTTTGAATTACTATAATCTGTACAGGAATGTATTTCTTCATATAAATGTTCGTGACTCCCTTTCCTCGAAATTTCTGCAGGAACATCAGACTCCTGTCTACCGTAAGGTCCCTGAACGTGGCCTTCAACTGCTTGGGTGTTGACTATTTCACTTACATCATTTGAAACTTTATTCTCTCTATTTCGTCTAACGTTTTGTTTCATTTTGGTTTGTAGTGTACCCTTAGGATGCATTACCTTTGAGGATTTTGCTTTGATAACAGTTTGTGGATCTACCTCTTTTCCCTCAGGTTCCCCACGCTCAAGTAGGTTGGCCATCTGACTACCTGGAGCACCCAATCTATCGTCACAGTCTTCTTTTACGAACACTTTGGTGCAACCCTTCACTTCAGATTTCTTCCTAGAAGTCTCTGTCTTTACTTTCTCCTCCTTAGCTTTTTCAGTGTAGTGAAACAGTCCATTGGTCATGGATGGCACTGAAGTCCCGCTGCATATAGTGCTGACCTTTGACTCAGTCGGCCTCATGAAAGGTAGATTCTTGGTCGCCTTTGTTGCGTTGGCTGCAGCAGGTCCCGCCAGGACGGGGATGACGTCCGAGGCAAAGCGAGATAGAGCAGATGAAGCCTTATTCCGCTTCCTGTGGTTAGGCAGCACTGGCACATGATGCTCCTGGGTTGTCTCTAGAAATATTGAAGAGGTACTGGTGAGCAGAGATCATTCCTCTCTATGAAATGCGTATTTAAAAGAGCAAAATATGGATTAAAGATATGCATTTAACATAATCAGTATAATCCATaactaaatgataataaaaaatggaaaatgataacTTTTGGCAAAGGCATTATGGAAATAGTAGTCAACAATCTACGAGCAGTGGAGGCATTAGCGGTATTCTGGATAGCTCAAATCCAAGTTGCTAATTGTGGATATACTACCGGTGGTGTGATAATCCCTGAAGGTAATGGAAAATGCCGGCCTGTtgaacgcacgtacgcacgcacacacacacacacacacaccagcaacataGATGAATTCAAGAAGTTCTGTGACAGTAGAGAATATTTAACAGATAGAGTCCACAAGTGTAAAACCTCCTCTCTGTAAAATACAGTTGGCTACTTACACACACTAAGTGTAAGTACCGGCTAGCAGAAATAACAATTGATAtcctaattatcttttttttttatcatcacgtCTCCTAAAGCAAAGGCGAACAAAACTAATAAAAAGTCAGGGTATTGAAGAATGACAGACACTTTATAGGTAAGTAGGTCCTTATTTCTGGTGAGACAGTACGGGAACATACACTACAACAGCCGATCAAAACCGTAGGcttgtggatgataaaagatgCCACAAGTCGCTGGTTAACTAAATTGATATTTGACGTATGACACGTAGCACAATCACTGGCATACTCCGCTAACTAGCTGACAAACCATTATTGTAAAGTATGAGGTAGAGTAATTTTATTGTTACACATATATGGAGTTACATATTTACAATCTTTCACACTTCCCTCTCGCCTATCGCTCATAGCAAAGTCTTGAGCGGACTTCTTGTTCTTAATCCGCTGTGAGCGGCGATGCACTGGTTCACTGGGGAGGATAGGGAATGGTACACGGTAAGGAGACCGTCTGTGAGACACTTCAGTGGACGGCAGAAACGGCGGTTCCTTCCACCATACACGACCACTGGATAACCGCACCTGGTAGTCCCGTGACCTGCGGTTACCCACTTTATCCCAACGAAGAGAAGTCGGATCCTGGATGCGAACTTACTCGCCGATCCTCAAACTAGGAAGGGGACAGGTGTGTTTCACTGTAGCGGGCTGCGGTATCCTGAGCTCGTTCAGCAGCTTGGCGGCCACTCCTCGAAGAAGGATTGAGGGTGAGCGTCCGGTGTGATCCGGGGTGTTGCGAAGCTCTAGCAGTCCCCGGTCGAAATCCTCGCAGTCATTGTTGCCAGGAGGAGCCACTCTCAGGATGAGGTGCTTCACAGATTTAACAGCAGTCTCAGCGTGGCCATTAGACTGCGATGACACTACGTGTCGGATTCCCCAATGATCGAGAAACGCTGCAACATCCCGACTCGTGTCCTGGGGCCCTCCGTCGGTCCTCAGACGCACGGGAATGCCTACGTCACGAAAGCCGGAAGTCGTGGATGGTGGCAGTAGACGTCGTATCGTTGCCGCACGATATCACAACAGGCCAACCAGAGAGATGGTCGAAGATGTCAAGAAAAGACTTCACTGATGCACTGAAGAAGTCGGCCGACGAGGACTCAAAGGGCCTGGTGGCATTGTCGTCACAGAGTAAGGGCTCCTGCTGTTGGCTAAGCTCCAATACCTGGCGCGGCTCGCACGCACGAACAGTGTTCACTATGTCCGAGTTGATGCCGGGACAGAATACAGCCTGTCTTGCACGTCGCTTGGTAGCCTCCGTTCCTCGGTTGGCTGTCGCGGAGGCGATCTAAGATTTGGCGACTTAACGCAGGAACAACGACACGTGCCCCGTAAAGGAAGAGGTCCCCATCACAGTAGAAGTCCCCACGCAGAGATATGTTCCTACCGGTGCCGAGGGAATCAGTTCCTCACAGTCGATGAGCCTGACGTAGGAAGGGTCGTCTCGAGCCGCAGTCCGTAGATCCTTCAATACCTTGTAGTCGTCAGGTGAAAGCTGTGAACGCTGGGAACTGTATGGCCCGTAAAGTAAAGACGGTCCTGATGGAGACATTGGTTTCTGCGTTCAGCGCTTCGTTCTCTGGGGTGAAACGGCTTACAGGAGGGCGGAACACAGCATCTGGGATACAGAGCTGCTTACCCGCGCGCCAGGCTGCTATGGAAAGATATGCTGAAAGCTACACCTTCAAGCGCTGGAGAGTAGGGTTTTCAAGAGTATCCAGCGAGTAGTGGTTACGGATCGGTAAGAGTGGGCAATGGTCAGTGACTTAACTCGAAGTGTTGCAGGTCGACGATGTAAAGCATGCACTTCGATATGGCCCATACCTCAGCCAACAGTTTGAGCTCGATGGTGGCACATCGTGTCTGCGTCGGTCGGGGACCTAGAGCCACACTGAGCGAGTCGGAACTTCCCCCGACCATGGTCTTGTAGTAAAGCATATCTAATGTCATACAAGCGGGAGGCATTAGTCTGAAAGACGGTGGGCAAGGCTGGGTTAAACAGAGAGGACGGACGCACTTGACAGGTCCTCTTTCACACGCTGGAACGCCTCGTATTGGTCTGGAGTCCAAAGGAAAGTCCTCTTGGGGATCATCTCAGTGGCTGTGCAGCTGCGGAAACGTCTGGAGAAAATTCTGCCAATTGGTTGACGAATCCCATGAAGGACCGAAGGTCAGTTAGGTTGGCAGGAGTTGTGAATTCCTTGATGGCAAGGACCTTTTTCGGATCGGCTGCTATGCCTTCCCTGAGAGGGTATAACCAAAGAAGGATAATGAAGATTCGGCGAGAATAAATTTGTCGGTGTTGAGAGTGATCCCTTGCTTCCAGCACCTGGAGAGTAGGTCGTGGATGCAGCGGAGGTGGGTGAAGTAGTCCTCATCTATGACTTTCATACAATTCCTCATACCTTGTAGAGCGATATCGCCTCAGACAGGAAGAGTCTCCATAGCGCCAAAACCCATGGGGCTTCGGCGATATCTGAAGCGTTCGTTTGGAGTGATGAACGTTGTCAGCGGCTGCTGCTCCTCGGCGAGCTCGATCAGCTAATAGCCACATAGAGCGTCAATCGTGGTCAAGAAGCGCGCCTTCGGGTCTACGCTGTGATTTGCTGCACAGGACGTTGCGTTGGACGTGACACCTGGCTATCTAACTTAGACAGGTCGGTGGTGATTCTAACTCCACCTTTGTTCTTGGCAACGACTACGAGTGGG carries:
- the LOC139756408 gene encoding uncharacterized protein, with the translated sequence MASFEVRFSHCFHKDLPPPLPRRVKALVSSLSSKTTQEHHVPVLPNHRKRNKASSALSRFASDVIPVLAGPAAANATKATKNLPFMRPTESKVSTICSGTSVPSMTNGLFHYTEKAKEEKVKTETSRKKSEVKGCTKVFVKEDCDDRLGAPGSQMANLLERGEPEGKEVDPQTVIKAKSSKVMHPKGTLQTKMKQNVRRNRENKVSNDVSEIVNTQAVEGHVQGPYGRQESDVPAEISRKGSHEHLYEEIHSCTDYSNSKVGTKDQTPTNTKKYNEQQTLPALCNKVSMVHLDCGPQSEVETGIERNHKQLTKNLSSPRRSRKGKTQKPDMDDGNPTKGPVRYHHHKVITAQNCNVGGGMKKSPQNAEAIRGNLKLAALLDSVHLSGHVRPTKKTKARSEVRSESPSHRCTTKNFVNAVTYHFGDVFGASPKQPAPNFSPPRCLEHHSSKTGQDLERRKSHSLSASKSTRLGDTEEHLSSNLTHRRKRNPTPRARPSFELSIKTPLGSLKVSGGRSCSGSRHRSSLGCCCNHQKARLTSSLSPVSRGNCLSSPKRTLHRRHSLSPTPQSQKSYRLHHLMTGSDLQHKEYTDVQRCKKGVEVPDHHLEMQPGNDSSSDGCPCIIICDSPPSDKQLFPVPIRSGTHFMDGGEDDVIVLSPQPKSSPPSHRSRPKARHHLTVVTIN